The following proteins come from a genomic window of Aequorivita marisscotiae:
- a CDS encoding ATP-dependent Clp protease adaptor ClpS: protein MSTREKIQEDVSVEEMEGNLNEIVLYNDDVNTFDHVINSLIFACEHTPEQAEQCSIIVHYKGKCTVKTGEFSDLKPRCSMLLEAGLSAEII, encoded by the coding sequence TTGAGTACCAGAGAAAAAATACAGGAAGATGTATCGGTTGAAGAAATGGAAGGCAATCTAAATGAAATTGTACTTTACAATGACGATGTAAACACCTTTGACCACGTAATAAACAGTTTAATTTTTGCGTGCGAACACACGCCGGAACAAGCCGAACAATGTTCTATAATTGTGCATTATAAAGGAAAGTGTACGGTTAAGACCGGTGAGTTTAGCGATTTAAAACCGCGCTGCAGTATGCTTTTGGAAGCTGGATTGAGCGCTGAAATTATCTAA
- the truA gene encoding tRNA pseudouridine(38-40) synthase TruA, whose amino-acid sequence MRYFIEIAYNGKNYFGWQRQPEQISVQQVLEEALSTLLRKQLKLTGAGRTDAGVHAKQLFAHFDFDVIEDLEALVYRLNSFLPKDISVKKFFKVKDDAHARFHATERAYKYIVILGKDPFLQDFSFQLHKTPDVILMNQAAELLLHHRDFQCFSRTNTDVKTYHCSIIKAQWEAKNNKLTFTIVADRFLRNMVRAIVGTLLDVGFGKTTIEEFSEILQSKNRENAGASAPAQGLFLTKVVYPDSIFLRN is encoded by the coding sequence TTGCGATATTTTATAGAAATAGCCTATAACGGTAAAAATTATTTTGGATGGCAGCGCCAGCCCGAACAAATTAGTGTACAACAGGTTTTAGAGGAAGCGCTTTCAACTTTACTTCGGAAGCAATTAAAACTTACCGGCGCCGGAAGAACCGATGCCGGCGTACACGCAAAGCAACTTTTTGCCCATTTTGATTTTGATGTAATTGAAGATTTGGAAGCTTTAGTGTATAGATTAAATTCGTTTCTTCCGAAAGATATTTCAGTAAAAAAATTTTTTAAGGTTAAAGATGATGCGCACGCACGTTTTCACGCAACTGAAAGAGCGTACAAGTACATCGTAATATTGGGTAAAGATCCTTTTTTACAGGATTTTTCGTTTCAATTGCATAAAACTCCAGATGTTATTTTAATGAACCAAGCTGCTGAATTGCTATTGCATCATAGAGATTTTCAATGCTTTTCACGTACCAATACCGACGTAAAAACGTATCATTGTTCAATTATAAAAGCACAGTGGGAAGCTAAAAATAATAAGCTTACTTTTACAATTGTGGCAGATCGTTTTCTGCGAAATATGGTGCGTGCCATTGTGGGAACGCTGTTAGATGTTGGTTTCGGAAAAACTACAATTGAAGAGTTTAGCGAAATATTGCAAAGCAAAAACAGAGAAAATGCAGGGGCTTCGGCTCCAGCCCAAGGCTTGTTTTTAACAAAGGTTGTGTATCCTGATTCTATTTTTTTAAGAAATTAA
- the prmA gene encoding 50S ribosomal protein L11 methyltransferase yields the protein MSHTYIEYIFKVEPLQPGTEILIAELGSAGFESFVETEEGVKAYIQFDKMNFGALDKIHIVKSKEFKIEFTSSEIAPVNWNSEWEKNFDPIEVDGKCIVRAPFHPKKNFDFDIVIEPKMSFGTGHHETTFMMLQFVLENNFEDKTVLDMGCGTAVLAILAEMRGAAKLDAIDIDEWCYENSIENIERNNCSKISVYLGDATLLSEKKYDVIIANINRNILLNDMERYRNCLDEGGTLYLSGFYTKDLPIITETCNNLGFTFVENKEKNNWVAAKFVI from the coding sequence ATGTCTCATACATATATTGAATATATTTTTAAAGTGGAGCCGCTTCAACCCGGCACCGAAATTCTAATTGCCGAATTAGGTTCCGCAGGTTTTGAAAGTTTTGTAGAAACTGAAGAAGGCGTTAAAGCTTATATCCAATTTGATAAGATGAACTTTGGCGCTTTAGACAAAATCCACATCGTCAAGTCGAAAGAATTCAAGATTGAATTTACTTCGTCAGAAATAGCCCCAGTAAACTGGAATTCTGAGTGGGAGAAAAATTTTGATCCTATTGAAGTAGACGGTAAATGTATAGTTCGTGCACCATTTCATCCTAAGAAAAATTTTGATTTCGACATTGTAATTGAGCCTAAAATGTCTTTCGGGACGGGGCATCACGAAACTACTTTTATGATGCTTCAATTTGTTTTGGAAAACAATTTTGAAGATAAAACTGTGTTAGACATGGGCTGCGGAACGGCTGTATTGGCAATTTTGGCCGAAATGCGCGGCGCTGCGAAACTAGATGCAATTGATATTGATGAATGGTGTTATGAAAATTCAATTGAAAACATTGAAAGAAACAACTGTAGTAAAATTTCAGTTTATTTAGGCGATGCAACCTTGCTTTCGGAAAAAAAATACGACGTTATTATCGCCAACATAAACCGAAATATTCTATTGAACGATATGGAACGTTATAGAAATTGCTTAGACGAAGGCGGAACCCTATATCTAAGCGGATTTTATACTAAAGATTTGCCAATTATAACGGAAACTTGCAATAATCTGGGTTTTACTTTCGTTGAGAATAAGGAAAAAAATAATTGGGTTGCCGCAAAATTTGTAATTTAG
- the folP gene encoding dihydropteroate synthase gives MHTINCHGTLIDFSVPKVMGIINVTPDSFYDGGKSFTEDEILKQAEQMQAEDATFLDIGGYSTRPGADEISESDEIKRVVKAIKIILKNLPNALLSVDTFRSAVAIKAVEAGAAIVNDVSGGTLDAKMYKTVAKLKVPYILMHMRGTPKTMAQRTDYNNVTLEVLKHLSEKIARARAEGIHDIIADPGFGFAKTRQQSFQVLNNLELFQNLGIPVLAGISRKSMIYKTLETNVENALNGTTVLNTVALLKGASILRVHDVKEAVECVKLFQNLKS, from the coding sequence TTGCACACAATTAATTGCCACGGCACGCTCATCGATTTTTCAGTTCCCAAAGTAATGGGAATAATAAACGTTACGCCCGATTCATTTTACGACGGTGGAAAATCGTTTACCGAAGATGAAATTTTAAAGCAAGCCGAACAAATGCAGGCTGAAGACGCTACGTTTTTAGATATCGGAGGGTATAGCACACGGCCGGGAGCAGACGAAATTTCGGAAAGCGACGAAATTAAACGCGTTGTAAAAGCCATAAAAATAATTTTGAAAAACCTTCCCAATGCGCTGCTATCGGTAGATACTTTCCGAAGCGCGGTTGCCATAAAAGCGGTTGAGGCAGGTGCTGCAATTGTAAACGATGTTTCTGGTGGAACTTTAGATGCCAAAATGTACAAAACAGTTGCAAAATTGAAAGTACCCTATATTTTAATGCATATGCGCGGCACCCCAAAAACAATGGCACAACGAACCGATTATAACAACGTAACACTTGAAGTATTAAAACATTTATCCGAAAAAATAGCCCGAGCCCGCGCCGAGGGTATCCACGATATTATTGCCGATCCAGGTTTTGGATTCGCAAAAACACGCCAACAAAGTTTTCAAGTTTTGAATAATCTTGAACTTTTTCAAAACTTGGGAATTCCAGTTTTAGCGGGTATTTCACGAAAATCAATGATTTATAAAACGCTAGAAACCAATGTCGAAAATGCCTTAAACGGAACAACTGTACTAAACACAGTGGCACTTTTAAAGGGCGCATCTATTTTGCGAGTTCATGACGTAAAGGAAGCGGTTGAATGTGTAAAATTGTTTCAAAACCTAAAATCTTGA
- a CDS encoding BT_3928 family protein translates to MKILVGISRVIVGVLFIISGLIKLNDPVGFSFKLKDYFAPEVLDLGFLVPYALLIAIFLVIFEVLVGVALLLGYLKKATLWALMLMIVFFTFLTFYSAYFNKVTDCGCFGDAIKLTPWESFTKDVVLLVLIVILFVGRKYIQPFFTRETRSILIFIAFIGCLGVTYYVLLHLPIIDFRPYKIGANIKEGMTVPENAPGPIYEYQWKFNSNGEEIVITTNGEYPQVDGELISTETEMIQEGYTPPIHDFTMERDGEDYTEQFLAEENLVVIVAYSLGNTEKDGYIPIKEITDRALKNGYNVIGLSASSQEMTEALVADYKLNFKFYFCDETTLKTIVRSNPGILELDNGTIKQKLHWNDAQKIQLPVVENAKPKLDLSLKQRLDSISVLDQKYRNLMQARSLEERKTLGEKMGLSEAEYSGDLAKMQSVLDSVNMIFVEKYFIEKGYPGKSVVGEESSLVAWHVLQHNPDKIPLYLPLVKKAAAEGEIPKTSAAMMEDRYLMMEGKPQIYGTQGMSYDDARGSFIWPIADAETVNERRKNAGFEEPIEVYAKILFGEDFIYEPRTMEQINQQ, encoded by the coding sequence ATGAAAATATTAGTAGGAATATCACGAGTAATTGTTGGGGTACTTTTTATAATAAGCGGTTTAATAAAATTGAATGATCCCGTTGGGTTTTCATTTAAGTTGAAGGATTATTTCGCACCCGAAGTTTTAGATCTCGGTTTTTTAGTTCCCTATGCATTATTGATAGCCATTTTCTTAGTGATTTTTGAAGTCTTGGTTGGCGTTGCTTTGTTATTAGGCTATCTAAAAAAGGCAACACTTTGGGCTTTAATGTTGATGATTGTATTTTTTACATTTCTAACTTTTTATTCGGCTTATTTTAACAAGGTTACAGATTGTGGCTGCTTTGGCGATGCCATTAAACTTACTCCGTGGGAGTCATTCACCAAAGATGTAGTTTTACTTGTTTTAATTGTAATTCTATTTGTAGGTAGAAAGTATATTCAGCCATTTTTTACACGCGAAACTCGAAGCATTTTAATATTTATAGCCTTTATTGGGTGTTTGGGAGTTACCTATTATGTATTGCTTCACCTGCCTATAATTGATTTTCGTCCCTATAAAATAGGCGCAAATATTAAAGAAGGAATGACTGTGCCCGAGAATGCCCCGGGGCCTATTTATGAATACCAATGGAAATTTAACAGTAATGGCGAGGAAATAGTTATTACAACAAATGGCGAATATCCTCAAGTTGACGGAGAGCTTATTAGCACCGAAACCGAAATGATCCAAGAAGGGTACACCCCGCCCATTCACGATTTTACGATGGAACGCGACGGCGAGGATTATACCGAACAATTTTTAGCAGAGGAAAATTTAGTTGTAATTGTTGCCTACAGCCTTGGAAATACTGAAAAAGACGGGTATATTCCCATAAAGGAAATAACCGATAGAGCTTTAAAGAACGGATATAATGTAATTGGTCTTTCGGCTTCTTCGCAGGAAATGACCGAAGCATTAGTTGCAGATTACAAACTTAATTTTAAGTTTTATTTCTGCGATGAAACTACGCTAAAAACCATCGTCCGCAGCAATCCGGGAATATTGGAGTTGGATAACGGAACAATAAAACAAAAACTGCACTGGAACGACGCTCAAAAAATACAGCTACCTGTGGTTGAAAATGCAAAACCTAAGTTAGATCTTTCACTAAAACAACGATTGGACAGCATTTCGGTACTCGATCAAAAATACCGCAATTTAATGCAGGCTCGCTCCTTGGAAGAGCGCAAAACCTTGGGCGAAAAAATGGGTTTATCAGAAGCTGAATACAGTGGTGATTTGGCAAAAATGCAAAGTGTACTGGACAGCGTTAACATGATTTTTGTTGAAAAGTATTTTATTGAAAAAGGCTACCCCGGAAAATCTGTAGTTGGTGAAGAATCGAGTCTTGTAGCTTGGCATGTTTTACAACACAACCCAGATAAAATTCCTCTTTATCTTCCTTTGGTAAAGAAAGCAGCTGCCGAAGGTGAAATCCCAAAAACTTCCGCTGCAATGATGGAAGACCGTTATTTAATGATGGAAGGAAAGCCGCAAATATATGGTACCCAAGGCATGAGTTATGATGACGCCCGAGGCTCGTTTATTTGGCCAATAGCCGATGCTGAAACTGTAAACGAAAGACGTAAAAATGCTGGTTTTGAAGAACCTATTGAAGTATATGCCAAAATACTTTTTGGAGAGGATTTTATTTATGAGCCGCGTACAATGGAACAAATAAACCAGCAATAA
- a CDS encoding ABC transporter permease translates to MVGYVLQKLGYALLTLFGVITVIFFLFTILPGDPARMMLGQNETAEQLAVVKKKYGFDQPVSIQYVRYLNDLSLLSFHSKNPSDYTFLAEGKYNATLLFSVGNTNVVIKTPYLRESFQKNGKEVSAVIAETLPNTFILAVSAIVIAMIVGVLLGIISVLFKDGFIDKAIQLLSTLGMSVPSFFSAIIFAWVFGFLLHQYTHLNMTGSLYAVDDFGNGKYIQWKNLILPAVVLGIRPLAVVSQLMRNSLLEVLNQDYIRTAKAKGLPFYQIIKKHALKNSLNPVVTAISGWFASMLAGAVFVEYIFGWNGLGKEIVNALNTLDLPVIMGAVIVIATLFIVINIFVDIIYGWLDPKISRQ, encoded by the coding sequence GTGGTAGGTTACGTACTTCAAAAATTGGGTTATGCATTGCTTACATTGTTTGGAGTTATAACCGTAATTTTCTTTTTGTTTACAATCTTACCGGGCGATCCAGCACGAATGATGTTAGGCCAAAATGAAACTGCCGAACAGCTTGCCGTCGTAAAAAAGAAATATGGTTTTGACCAGCCCGTTTCAATACAATACGTTCGATATTTAAACGACTTGTCGCTTCTGTCATTTCACAGTAAAAACCCATCAGATTACACTTTCCTTGCCGAGGGTAAATACAATGCAACACTTTTATTTTCGGTTGGCAATACCAACGTTGTTATAAAAACGCCCTACCTACGCGAATCCTTTCAAAAGAATGGAAAAGAAGTAAGTGCCGTAATAGCCGAAACACTACCTAACACTTTTATTCTTGCCGTATCTGCAATTGTTATTGCAATGATCGTAGGTGTTTTGCTCGGAATAATCTCGGTGCTATTTAAAGATGGATTTATCGATAAGGCAATTCAATTATTGAGTACTTTAGGAATGAGCGTACCTTCATTTTTTAGTGCAATTATCTTTGCTTGGGTTTTTGGTTTTTTACTTCACCAATACACCCATTTAAATATGACCGGAAGTCTGTATGCCGTAGACGATTTTGGCAACGGAAAATACATTCAATGGAAAAACCTAATCCTTCCCGCAGTTGTTTTGGGAATTCGTCCATTGGCCGTTGTAAGCCAGTTAATGCGTAATTCCCTTCTCGAAGTTTTAAATCAAGATTATATTCGTACGGCAAAGGCAAAAGGGCTTCCTTTTTACCAGATTATAAAGAAACACGCGCTAAAAAATTCATTGAACCCAGTGGTTACTGCAATTTCCGGATGGTTTGCGAGTATGCTTGCGGGGGCCGTTTTTGTAGAATACATTTTTGGTTGGAATGGTCTGGGGAAAGAAATTGTAAACGCCCTAAATACATTGGATTTACCCGTTATTATGGGGGCTGTAATTGTTATAGCCACTTTGTTTATTGTAATTAATATTTTTGTAGATATAATTTATGGCTGGTTAGACCCGAAAATAAGTCGTCAGTAA
- a CDS encoding DUF1599 domain-containing protein, translated as MADTSNQYNDQIEKCRQLFISKMHDYGSAWRILRLPSLTDQIFIKAQRIRGLQQNAERKIAEDETSEFIGIVNYSVMALIQIEKGVVAQPDLSLEEATQLYDEHVARTKQLMMDKNHDYGEAWRDMRVSSLTDLILQKLLRVKQIENNKGKTLVSEGIDANYQDMVNYAIFALIHLDESKEGGSKGNKSE; from the coding sequence ATGGCCGATACTTCAAATCAATACAATGACCAGATAGAAAAATGCAGACAGTTGTTTATCAGCAAAATGCACGATTACGGAAGCGCGTGGCGAATACTTCGGCTTCCGTCGTTAACCGATCAAATTTTTATAAAAGCGCAACGCATTCGCGGATTGCAACAAAATGCAGAGCGAAAGATAGCAGAGGATGAAACCAGCGAATTTATAGGAATTGTGAATTATTCGGTGATGGCTTTAATTCAAATTGAAAAAGGAGTAGTAGCGCAACCGGATTTATCTTTGGAAGAAGCAACCCAACTCTATGACGAGCATGTTGCAAGGACCAAACAATTAATGATGGATAAAAACCACGATTATGGCGAAGCTTGGCGCGATATGCGGGTGAGTTCGCTAACAGATTTAATTCTTCAGAAATTACTTCGTGTAAAACAAATTGAAAACAATAAAGGAAAAACGTTGGTTTCTGAAGGAATTGATGCCAATTATCAGGATATGGTAAATTACGCCATTTTTGCATTAATACATTTAGATGAAAGTAAGGAAGGTGGGAGTAAAGGAAATAAAAGTGAGTAA
- the tpiA gene encoding triose-phosphate isomerase — translation MRKKIVAGNWKMNNDLAETEMFLVELKKQVFPENVTIMIAPPFTSLNHAFNSLREHPVTIASQNMHQSNEGAFTGEISAKMLKSIGANIVILGHSERRAYFMEDNATLAEKVNTALENEMTIIFCIGEELEDRKNDTHFEIIKTQLSEGLFHTSNKAWESIIIAYEPVWAIGTGETASPEQTQEMHHFIRKTIAENYSEEIADGVSILYGGSVKPDNATEIFKQPDVDGGLIGGASLKVASFMEIVNAF, via the coding sequence ATGAGAAAAAAAATAGTAGCTGGAAACTGGAAAATGAATAATGATTTAGCAGAAACGGAAATGTTTTTAGTTGAGTTAAAAAAACAAGTATTTCCAGAAAATGTAACAATAATGATAGCGCCGCCTTTTACAAGTTTAAACCACGCGTTTAACTCATTGCGCGAGCACCCTGTAACCATAGCTTCACAAAATATGCACCAAAGTAATGAAGGAGCCTTTACGGGCGAAATTTCTGCCAAGATGCTAAAAAGCATAGGAGCAAATATCGTTATTTTAGGGCATAGTGAGCGACGTGCTTATTTTATGGAAGACAATGCAACCCTTGCCGAAAAGGTAAATACGGCACTAGAAAATGAAATGACAATAATTTTCTGTATTGGTGAAGAATTGGAAGACCGAAAGAACGACACACATTTTGAAATTATTAAAACACAACTTTCCGAAGGACTTTTTCATACGTCAAATAAGGCGTGGGAATCTATAATAATTGCTTATGAACCTGTTTGGGCAATTGGTACCGGCGAAACTGCCAGCCCGGAGCAGACGCAGGAGATGCACCACTTTATAAGAAAAACCATTGCCGAAAACTATTCAGAAGAAATTGCCGATGGGGTTTCAATTTTATATGGAGGAAGCGTTAAACCCGACAATGCAACTGAAATTTTTAAACAACCCGACGTGGATGGAGGTCTTATTGGCGGTGCTTCGCTAAAGGTTGCAAGTTTTATGGAAATTGTAAATGCTTTTTAA
- a CDS encoding diadenylate cyclase — MDFLDIRIIDIVDIVLVAFLLYYLYNLVKGTVAINILVGIIIVYAIYVFTELLEMQLLSKILGGFLGVGMFALVVVFQPEIRKFLLMLGSTNFNARRRILKQFKFSSSDSSLKINVAGIIAACKKMSSTNTGALIVLQRNNSLEFVKNSGDEMNLEVNQPIIESIFFKNSPLHDGAMIIEENRITATRVILPVSNDRKIPLRFGLRHRAAVGITEKTDAVCLVVSEENGQISYLKDGDFVLYENLEELSKILKKDLS; from the coding sequence TTGGATTTTCTCGACATTCGAATTATAGATATTGTAGATATTGTGCTGGTAGCATTCCTGCTGTATTACCTCTATAATTTGGTAAAAGGTACGGTGGCCATTAATATTTTGGTGGGTATTATTATTGTTTACGCAATTTATGTTTTTACCGAACTCTTGGAAATGCAACTATTAAGCAAGATTCTGGGAGGCTTTTTGGGTGTTGGAATGTTCGCTTTGGTTGTAGTTTTTCAACCCGAAATTAGAAAGTTTTTGTTGATGTTGGGTTCTACAAATTTTAACGCACGACGCCGTATATTAAAACAATTTAAATTTTCCAGTAGCGATAGCTCACTTAAAATTAACGTGGCCGGAATTATCGCTGCCTGTAAAAAAATGTCTAGTACAAACACCGGTGCATTAATTGTTCTGCAGCGAAACAACAGTCTGGAATTTGTAAAAAATTCCGGAGACGAAATGAATCTGGAAGTCAATCAACCTATTATTGAAAGTATATTTTTTAAAAATAGTCCGTTGCACGACGGCGCTATGATCATTGAAGAAAACAGAATTACAGCCACAAGGGTTATTTTACCAGTTTCTAACGACAGAAAAATTCCGTTGCGCTTTGGGCTTCGGCACCGCGCGGCCGTTGGTATTACTGAAAAAACCGATGCTGTATGCCTAGTGGTTTCGGAAGAAAATGGTCAGATTTCATATTTAAAAGACGGCGATTTTGTTCTTTATGAAAACCTCGAAGAACTTTCAAAAATTCTTAAGAAGGATTTGAGCTAA
- a CDS encoding TlpA family protein disulfide reductase: MRTLFLLLVFFNFAQAQQKYFSEAALNEVFLSEDETEIRFSEILQQYKGKTVLIDVWASWCKDCIEGMPMVQQLQKDHPEVVFLFLSLDKEIDSWKNGIEKYGVVGENYFIPAGWKGAFCSSIDLDWIPRYMVINTEGEISLYKAIKANDENLLIKLKN; this comes from the coding sequence ATGAGAACGCTATTTTTACTGTTGGTTTTTTTTAATTTCGCTCAGGCACAACAAAAATATTTTTCGGAAGCAGCTTTAAATGAGGTGTTTCTATCGGAAGATGAAACTGAAATTCGCTTTTCAGAAATACTTCAACAATACAAAGGAAAAACCGTATTAATAGATGTTTGGGCCAGTTGGTGCAAAGATTGTATTGAGGGAATGCCAATGGTACAGCAACTTCAAAAGGATCATCCAGAGGTTGTATTTTTGTTTCTGTCATTGGATAAGGAAATTGATAGTTGGAAAAATGGAATTGAAAAATACGGCGTGGTGGGCGAAAATTATTTTATACCCGCAGGTTGGAAAGGCGCTTTTTGTTCGTCTATAGATTTAGACTGGATTCCCAGATATATGGTGATAAATACCGAAGGCGAAATAAGCCTTTACAAAGCCATTAAAGCCAATGATGAAAATTTATTAATTAAATTGAAAAACTAA
- a CDS encoding ABC transporter ATP-binding protein, whose amino-acid sequence MSEKTGNAFDFKLFKRLLAFTKPYSFIFYFVAFAAIIMSGLAVLRPYLLELAIDNSMVPKDGEGFMKYIILMVIVLFLEVIFQFAFIFYTNYLGQSVIRDLRQKLFRLMMSFKMKYFDKSAVGRLTTRAVNDVETISSIFSEGLFMIISDLLKMFVIAGFMLYQSWQLSLIAFTVLPFILYATRVFQKAMKVAFEDVRNQVANLNTFVQERITGMKIVQIFTREKTEYERFQEINKAHRKAWIKTVWYNSIFFPIAEMTGAVATGLLVWYGGLNVISGGAITLGIVVAFIQYTEMLFRPLRQIADKFNTLQMGMVAANRVFAILDTKAHIADTGTVDYKSTKGEIAFKNVYFGYNEGEEVIKGISFNAKPGETIAIVGATGAGKSTIINLLNRFYEINSGEITIDSISIKEYSLDSLRSQIAVVLQDVFLFADSILNNITLGNPDISEEEVITAAKEIGVHEFIKSLPGGYQYNVKERGSMLSSGQRQLISFLRAYVSKPSILILDEATSSVDTYSEELIQTATDKITKDRTSIVIAHRLATIKKADKIIVMDAGKIVEEGTHETLLKLEKGFYRNLYDVQFIAEEVAS is encoded by the coding sequence GTGTCAGAAAAAACGGGCAACGCATTCGATTTTAAGCTCTTTAAGCGTTTATTGGCTTTTACAAAACCGTATAGCTTTATATTTTATTTTGTGGCTTTTGCGGCAATTATTATGTCCGGACTTGCCGTGTTGCGACCTTATCTTTTAGAGTTGGCCATAGACAATTCTATGGTTCCAAAGGATGGCGAAGGATTTATGAAGTACATTATTTTAATGGTAATTGTGCTTTTTCTGGAGGTTATTTTTCAATTCGCTTTTATTTTTTACACCAATTATCTCGGGCAAAGTGTAATCCGCGATTTGCGTCAGAAACTCTTCCGCTTAATGATGAGCTTTAAAATGAAATATTTTGACAAAAGCGCCGTCGGAAGATTGACAACCCGAGCTGTAAACGATGTGGAAACGATATCCAGTATTTTTAGCGAAGGCTTGTTTATGATTATAAGCGACCTCTTAAAAATGTTTGTAATTGCCGGATTTATGCTTTATCAAAGTTGGCAATTGTCCTTAATTGCATTTACAGTTTTGCCTTTTATTCTATACGCAACCCGAGTTTTTCAGAAAGCGATGAAAGTTGCTTTTGAAGATGTGCGAAATCAAGTTGCCAACTTAAATACATTTGTGCAAGAACGAATTACGGGAATGAAAATAGTGCAAATTTTTACCCGTGAAAAAACCGAATATGAACGTTTTCAAGAAATAAATAAAGCACACCGAAAAGCGTGGATAAAAACAGTATGGTATAACTCAATTTTCTTTCCAATTGCAGAAATGACAGGAGCTGTAGCTACAGGATTATTGGTTTGGTACGGCGGATTAAATGTAATTAGTGGCGGAGCGATTACCCTGGGTATAGTTGTTGCTTTTATACAATATACCGAAATGCTCTTTAGGCCTCTTCGGCAGATTGCAGATAAATTTAACACCCTGCAAATGGGTATGGTAGCTGCAAATCGGGTTTTTGCAATACTCGATACAAAAGCCCATATTGCCGATACCGGAACCGTAGATTATAAAAGTACCAAAGGCGAAATAGCCTTTAAAAATGTTTATTTTGGTTACAACGAAGGCGAAGAGGTAATTAAAGGTATTTCATTTAATGCTAAGCCCGGCGAAACAATTGCTATTGTTGGTGCCACAGGTGCTGGCAAAAGCACCATTATCAATCTTTTAAATCGTTTTTACGAAATAAACAGTGGCGAAATTACCATTGATTCCATTTCAATAAAAGAGTATAGTTTAGATTCGCTTCGCAGTCAAATTGCGGTGGTGCTGCAAGATGTTTTCCTTTTTGCAGATTCCATTTTAAACAATATTACGCTTGGCAATCCAGATATTTCAGAAGAAGAAGTAATTACCGCTGCTAAGGAAATTGGCGTTCACGAATTTATAAAATCGCTTCCCGGCGGCTATCAGTACAATGTAAAAGAACGAGGCAGTATGCTTTCCTCAGGCCAGCGACAACTTATTTCGTTTTTGAGGGCATATGTTAGCAAACCGAGTATTTTAATTTTAGACGAAGCCACTTCATCAGTAGATACCTATTCCGAAGAATTAATTCAGACAGCTACAGATAAAATTACCAAAGACCGTACTTCAATAGTTATTGCACACAGATTGGCTACTATTAAAAAAGCAGATAAAATTATTGTGATGGACGCCGGAAAAATTGTTGAGGAAGGCACTCACGAAACCTTATTGAAATTAGAAAAAGGGTTTTATAGAAATCTGTACGATGTGCAATTTATTGCAGAAGAAGTAGCTTCCTAA
- a CDS encoding metallophosphoesterase family protein produces the protein MKKILLLSDTHSYIDEKILTYVKQADEVWHAGDIGDLSVTDAIKKLKPLRAVYGNIDGTEARMEFPLHNRFMCDGVDVWITHIGGYPGKYNPSIRHEIYANPPKLFICGHSHILKVMPDKSTGLLHMNPGAAGKHGFQKVRTMLRFEIEGELIKNLEVIEFER, from the coding sequence TTGAAAAAAATTCTGCTTTTAAGCGACACCCACAGCTACATAGACGAAAAAATATTGACGTATGTAAAACAAGCAGATGAAGTTTGGCACGCCGGCGATATTGGAGATCTTTCGGTGACCGATGCCATTAAAAAATTAAAACCACTTCGCGCTGTGTACGGCAATATTGATGGCACTGAGGCGAGAATGGAATTTCCGTTACACAATCGTTTTATGTGCGATGGGGTTGATGTCTGGATTACACATATTGGCGGTTATCCCGGTAAGTACAATCCCTCCATTCGGCACGAAATTTACGCCAATCCACCAAAGTTATTCATCTGTGGCCATTCGCATATTTTAAAAGTTATGCCAGACAAAAGTACAGGTTTGCTACATATGAATCCCGGTGCGGCCGGAAAACACGGATTTCAAAAAGTACGCACCATGCTCCGTTTTGAAATTGAAGGGGAACTTATTAAAAATTTGGAGGTAATTGAGTTTGAGAGATAA